Proteins encoded together in one Geothermobacter hydrogeniphilus window:
- the ccsA gene encoding cytochrome c biogenesis protein CcsA: MLQYQIPLLYLAGGCYLAAVLGYLGNLRLASRRLAGIALALVACGWLAQSGSLLLRWQAAGFLPVTNLFSTQFFFSWSLALTYLYFDLRYRIGAAGLFVMFVNLLLIASILPRDPAIPALIPSLDTPLFTLHIIFSFTGYAMFTMAFSIGVLYLWQQARPTRQLPDLALLRKLNEEAVFLGFCLFSACMLFGAIWAYIAWGYYFSWNIKGVWSFIVWLFYAGMCHAKFVRRWQGRGYAILSILGFAVVLFTYLGIGLLLESNHPLD, encoded by the coding sequence ATGCTTCAATACCAGATCCCCCTGCTCTACCTTGCCGGCGGCTGTTACCTGGCCGCGGTTCTCGGCTACCTCGGCAACCTGCGTCTCGCGTCCCGGCGGCTGGCCGGAATTGCGCTGGCCCTGGTCGCCTGCGGCTGGCTGGCCCAGAGCGGCAGCCTGCTGCTGCGCTGGCAGGCGGCCGGGTTTCTCCCGGTCACCAATCTCTTCTCGACCCAGTTCTTCTTCAGCTGGTCGCTGGCCCTGACCTATCTCTACTTCGATCTGCGTTACCGCATCGGTGCCGCCGGACTGTTTGTGATGTTTGTCAACCTGCTGCTGATCGCCAGCATCCTGCCGCGCGATCCGGCCATCCCGGCGTTGATTCCAAGTCTCGATACACCCCTGTTCACCCTGCATATCATCTTCTCGTTTACCGGCTATGCCATGTTTACCATGGCCTTTTCCATCGGGGTTCTCTACCTCTGGCAACAGGCGCGACCAACCCGTCAGTTACCGGACCTGGCCCTGCTGCGGAAGCTCAATGAAGAGGCCGTGTTTCTCGGTTTCTGTCTCTTCTCCGCCTGCATGCTGTTCGGCGCCATCTGGGCCTACATCGCCTGGGGTTATTATTTCTCCTGGAATATCAAGGGCGTCTGGTCCTTCATCGTCTGGCTTTTCTACGCCGGCATGTGCCACGCCAAATTTGTCCGCCGCTGGCAGGGCAGGGGCTACGCGATCCTGTCGATTCTCGGCTTTGCCGTGGTACTCTTCACCTATCTCGGGATCGGACTGTTGCTGGAAAGCAACCATCCGCTGGATTGA
- a CDS encoding polyprenyl synthetase family protein, translating to MDLKQYQRECLEAVDRALDHFLPGEDVLPVNLHKAMRYSVFAGGKRIRPVLMIAACEAAGGERETVLPAACAMEMIHTYSLIHDDLPAMDDDDFRRGKPTNHRVFGEALAILAGDGLLTEAFRLLADPDAGARLAPVTRLRILELMARSAGSFGMVAGQVVDMESEGRAIDFPTLEFIHTRKTGALILAAIQTGALVAGADEETFASLSRYGEAAGLAFQVADDILDIVGDQAQLGKDVGSDQQRGKATYPALLGLEEARQKAVELRDLALAALQPFGEEAEPLRQIARYIVDRSV from the coding sequence GTGGATTTGAAACAGTATCAGCGTGAGTGCCTTGAAGCGGTTGACCGGGCCCTTGATCATTTCCTTCCGGGCGAGGATGTCCTGCCGGTCAACCTCCACAAGGCGATGCGCTATTCGGTCTTCGCCGGCGGCAAGCGCATCAGGCCGGTGTTGATGATCGCCGCCTGCGAAGCTGCCGGCGGTGAGCGCGAGACTGTCCTCCCGGCGGCCTGCGCGATGGAGATGATTCATACCTACTCACTCATTCATGATGATCTGCCGGCGATGGATGATGATGATTTCCGGCGTGGCAAACCGACCAATCACCGGGTGTTCGGTGAGGCCCTGGCGATTCTGGCCGGAGACGGGCTGCTGACCGAGGCTTTCCGGTTGTTGGCCGACCCGGATGCCGGTGCCCGACTTGCTCCGGTGACGCGGTTGCGGATCCTTGAGTTGATGGCCCGCAGTGCCGGCTCGTTCGGCATGGTCGCCGGGCAGGTGGTGGACATGGAATCAGAGGGCAGGGCCATCGACTTCCCGACCCTGGAATTCATCCATACCCGCAAGACCGGTGCCCTGATCCTGGCAGCCATTCAGACCGGCGCCCTGGTTGCCGGAGCGGATGAAGAGACCTTCGCCTCTTTGAGTCGTTACGGAGAAGCCGCCGGGCTCGCTTTCCAGGTCGCGGATGATATCCTCGATATTGTCGGCGACCAGGCGCAGCTCGGCAAGGATGTCGGCAGTGACCAGCAGCGCGGCAAGGCGACTTACCCGGCTCTGCTCGGGCTTGAAGAGGCGCGCCAGAAAGCCGTTGAATTGCGGGACCTGGCCCTTGCGGCCCTGCAGCCGTTCGGTGAGGAGGCCGAGCCGCTGCGGCAGATCGCCCGTTATATTGTCGATCGAAGTGTTTAA
- a CDS encoding response regulator: MARTLLIVDHVATRRTSLKLLLVQEQYQVLEAASCEAALALIERRRIDVVLTETELPSRSGLFLLKELKRKRPDIEVILLTHNASSYNLLQALRNGAHDFIVRPIDSGEFLFQALERAYRAIQLRQEERQLVIELEVRNRQMSSTLNRMSELQHALERLAMLEDPGELLQGLLDAAVGLVHAERGLLALIGRDGDLAVKLSRGLDQEFCRACAEKIPDGLLSAIFDHGRPILIAGKLPPKLEQKTAAEERQALFITPGVLAIPVRSGTRPIGLLVMAGHPRQLPFNEADLQRLTQLAAHAALLLEKAGRIRQLNKQAQQRQYA, from the coding sequence ATGGCCCGTACGCTCCTCATTGTCGATCATGTCGCCACCCGCCGTACCAGCCTCAAGCTGCTCCTTGTCCAGGAACAGTACCAGGTTCTTGAAGCCGCCTCCTGCGAAGCCGCCCTGGCACTGATCGAACGGCGCCGCATTGACGTGGTGCTGACCGAAACCGAGCTGCCGAGCCGTAGCGGGCTTTTTCTGCTCAAGGAACTGAAACGCAAGCGTCCCGATATCGAGGTTATCCTGTTGACCCATAACGCCTCCTCCTACAACCTGCTGCAGGCGTTGCGCAACGGTGCTCACGATTTCATTGTTCGACCGATTGATTCGGGGGAATTTCTTTTCCAGGCCCTGGAAAGGGCCTACCGGGCGATCCAGTTGCGGCAGGAAGAACGACAACTGGTTATAGAACTTGAAGTGCGAAACCGGCAGATGAGCAGCACCCTGAACCGCATGTCGGAACTGCAGCACGCCCTTGAACGTCTGGCAATGCTCGAAGATCCGGGGGAACTGCTGCAGGGGCTGCTTGACGCAGCGGTCGGGCTGGTTCATGCCGAACGCGGGCTGCTGGCCCTTATCGGCAGAGATGGAGACCTTGCCGTCAAGCTCAGCCGGGGACTGGACCAGGAATTTTGCCGGGCCTGCGCCGAAAAAATCCCGGACGGTCTGCTCAGTGCGATCTTCGACCATGGGCGGCCCATTCTGATCGCCGGCAAGCTGCCACCCAAGCTGGAACAGAAAACAGCCGCGGAGGAACGCCAAGCACTCTTCATCACCCCGGGCGTACTGGCCATCCCGGTACGAAGCGGGACACGTCCGATCGGCCTGCTGGTCATGGCCGGGCATCCCCGCCAGTTGCCTTTCAACGAAGCCGACCTGCAGCGCCTCACCCAGCTGGCCGCTCACGCCGCCCTGTTGCTGGAGAAAGCCGGCCGCATCCGCCAGTTGAACAAACAGGCTCAACAACGTCAATATGCCTGA
- a CDS encoding cytochrome c biogenesis protein ResB, with product MTPRPSFSKRLWGLCCSLKLAIVLASGATFLAMAGSLVMHFNPNVFGGIDQQTLIDWWQTRGTAHLRLSWWLTLFATLVLLLGINTLCCFIDWLGKIRARWRKLGEYLIHLGCVLVLGAYVWGSFSGFRHDSVPLYLNQPYPISGLPGHYLRLDHFEPRLSETGRPLDMRSRVTLLRGDQQLAAAEVSINHPLLWRGLVVVPVSFGRDVRGFRFFQPQRGTLDLEPGSRVNFDSGSRLTVETFYPDAAIRGGRVLKRGNRLGDPAMLLRLEQPGQAEWRGWYFLRGPLPYPLVSAGIRIRPTQPLLRVYSVLTINYDPGSRLALAGGVLIISGIIIAMASFYRKRRCGDHPDIR from the coding sequence ATGACGCCGCGACCTTCTTTCAGCAAACGTCTCTGGGGCCTCTGCTGCTCGCTGAAACTGGCCATCGTGCTGGCTTCCGGGGCGACATTCCTGGCCATGGCGGGTTCCCTGGTGATGCACTTCAACCCGAATGTCTTCGGCGGCATCGACCAGCAGACCCTGATCGACTGGTGGCAAACCCGAGGCACGGCTCATCTCCGACTGAGCTGGTGGTTGACTCTCTTCGCCACCCTGGTGCTGCTGCTGGGCATCAACACCCTCTGCTGCTTCATTGACTGGTTGGGAAAAATCCGCGCCCGCTGGCGTAAACTCGGCGAATACCTGATTCACCTCGGCTGCGTACTGGTTCTCGGCGCCTACGTCTGGGGCAGTTTTTCCGGATTCCGCCACGACAGCGTTCCGCTCTATCTCAACCAGCCTTACCCGATCAGCGGCCTGCCCGGACATTATCTGCGGCTGGACCATTTCGAACCCCGACTCAGCGAAACCGGCCGTCCCCTCGATATGCGCAGCCGGGTTACCCTGCTCAGGGGTGATCAACAGCTGGCAGCGGCCGAGGTCAGCATCAATCACCCGCTGCTCTGGCGCGGTCTGGTGGTGGTACCGGTCTCCTTTGGCCGGGATGTCCGGGGTTTCAGGTTTTTCCAGCCACAGCGGGGAACTCTTGATCTGGAGCCCGGCAGTCGCGTCAATTTCGATTCCGGCAGCCGCCTGACTGTCGAAACCTTCTATCCCGACGCCGCGATCCGCGGCGGCCGGGTGCTGAAACGCGGCAACCGCCTGGGGGACCCCGCCATGCTGCTGCGCCTGGAACAGCCGGGACAAGCGGAGTGGCGCGGCTGGTACTTCCTGCGCGGACCATTGCCCTACCCGCTGGTGTCGGCGGGAATTCGCATCCGACCGACACAGCCTTTGCTCAGGGTCTACAGCGTCCTGACCATAAATTATGACCCCGGGTCCCGCCTGGCCCTGGCGGGAGGCGTCCTTATCATCTCCGGAATCATCATCGCAATGGCGTCTTTCTATCGTAAAAGACGTTGCGGCGACCATCCCGATATCAGATAA
- a CDS encoding exodeoxyribonuclease VII small subunit: MAKETFETSLKKLEELVSRLENGDLTLEESLRCFESGVKRVSRCQELLAAAETRVQQLTRSADGNLEMKPFTAEEDT; encoded by the coding sequence GTGGCTAAAGAAACATTTGAGACATCATTGAAAAAGCTCGAAGAACTGGTTTCCCGGCTGGAAAATGGCGATCTGACCCTGGAAGAGTCATTGCGCTGTTTTGAATCGGGCGTCAAGCGGGTCAGCCGTTGCCAGGAGTTGCTTGCGGCGGCCGAAACGCGGGTGCAGCAATTGACCCGCAGTGCCGACGGCAACCTGGAGATGAAACCCTTTACAGCTGAAGAGGACACCTGA
- the dxs gene encoding 1-deoxy-D-xylulose-5-phosphate synthase: protein MLLETIESPARIKDLSREQLRQLADELRSEIIQSVSRTGGHLASSLGVVELTLALHRVLDSPHDKIVWDVGHQAYAHKMLTGRRKAFSTLRQLDGLSGFPKRSESPHDSFDVGHSSTSVSAALGMAAARDACGGEEKIVAVIGDGSLTAGLAYEAFNQAGHLKKNLVVILNDNEMSISPNVGAISSFLSRKMTSDFFVRMKKEATQIIGSMPKIGKDLLSLASRAEHSLKGFLTPGMLFEAFGFDYFGPIDGHNLDELIETLTNVTRLEGPVLVHVVTRKGHGFAPAEREPSKFHGVGPFDAETGEVIAAKGGGGSFTGVFGSTLVQMAARDERIVAITAAMLEGTGLKEFSTTFPERFYDVGIAEQHAVTFAAGLACRGLRPVVAIYSTFMQRAYDQVVHDVCLQNLPVTFAMDRGGLVGADGPTHHGAFDLSFMRHIPNLTFMVPRDEQQLQRAMETARLHDGPFAYRYPRGKALGLALADQPQAVEIGSGEVLREGDDGAVLAVGSAVQAALEAAETLAAEGVQLRVIDPRFIKPLDERLLLQAAATGLVVTVEENTLQGGFGSAVSELYAAAGVAPRLVLIGLPDRFIEQGSQDQLRARYGLDADGLVGRIRDELKTGDVTGAAAAGS from the coding sequence ATGTTGTTGGAAACCATAGAATCACCGGCCCGGATTAAAGATCTGAGCCGCGAACAGCTCAGGCAACTGGCCGATGAATTGCGCAGTGAGATCATCCAGTCCGTGTCCAGAACCGGCGGGCATCTGGCCAGTTCCCTGGGGGTTGTCGAGCTGACCCTGGCCCTGCACCGGGTTCTTGACAGTCCCCATGACAAGATTGTCTGGGATGTCGGCCACCAGGCCTACGCCCACAAAATGCTCACCGGCCGGCGGAAAGCTTTTTCCACCCTGCGTCAGCTCGACGGTTTGAGCGGGTTTCCGAAACGATCCGAGAGCCCGCACGATTCTTTCGATGTCGGGCATTCCAGCACCTCGGTTTCCGCCGCTCTCGGCATGGCGGCGGCTCGTGACGCCTGCGGCGGAGAAGAAAAGATCGTTGCCGTCATCGGTGACGGTTCCCTGACCGCTGGGCTTGCCTACGAGGCCTTCAATCAGGCCGGGCATCTGAAGAAGAATCTGGTCGTCATTCTCAACGACAACGAAATGTCGATTTCTCCCAACGTCGGGGCGATTTCCTCATTCCTGAGCCGGAAGATGACGTCCGATTTCTTCGTCCGCATGAAGAAAGAGGCGACCCAGATTATCGGTTCGATGCCGAAAATCGGCAAGGACCTGCTCTCTCTGGCGAGTCGTGCCGAGCATTCTCTGAAAGGGTTCCTGACGCCGGGCATGCTGTTCGAGGCTTTCGGCTTCGATTACTTCGGTCCCATTGACGGTCATAATCTCGATGAGTTGATTGAAACCCTGACGAATGTCACGCGCCTGGAGGGGCCGGTGCTGGTGCATGTCGTTACCCGCAAAGGCCATGGTTTTGCTCCGGCCGAGCGGGAGCCGTCGAAATTTCACGGCGTCGGACCATTTGATGCCGAGACCGGCGAGGTCATCGCTGCCAAGGGGGGCGGCGGAAGCTTTACCGGGGTTTTCGGTTCGACGCTGGTGCAGATGGCCGCGCGGGACGAGCGCATCGTCGCTATCACTGCCGCCATGCTGGAAGGGACCGGGCTGAAGGAATTTTCCACCACCTTCCCGGAGCGGTTTTATGATGTCGGGATTGCCGAACAGCATGCCGTGACCTTTGCCGCCGGACTCGCCTGTCGTGGCCTGCGGCCGGTGGTCGCCATCTATTCGACTTTCATGCAGCGCGCCTATGACCAGGTGGTCCATGATGTCTGCCTGCAGAATCTGCCGGTGACCTTTGCCATGGATCGTGGCGGGCTGGTCGGGGCCGACGGCCCGACTCACCATGGAGCTTTCGATCTGTCTTTCATGCGTCACATTCCCAACCTGACCTTTATGGTGCCGCGGGACGAACAGCAGTTGCAGCGTGCCATGGAAACCGCCCGACTGCATGACGGTCCTTTCGCCTATCGCTATCCGCGCGGCAAGGCCCTGGGGCTTGCTCTGGCTGACCAGCCGCAGGCGGTTGAAATCGGCAGCGGGGAAGTGCTGCGGGAGGGTGACGACGGGGCTGTCCTGGCGGTCGGTTCGGCTGTGCAGGCGGCGCTTGAGGCTGCCGAGACCCTGGCGGCCGAAGGGGTGCAGCTTCGGGTGATTGATCCCCGTTTTATCAAGCCGCTGGATGAACGTTTGCTGCTGCAGGCGGCCGCGACCGGACTTGTTGTCACGGTCGAGGAGAATACGCTTCAGGGGGGGTTCGGCAGTGCCGTCAGCGAACTTTACGCTGCTGCCGGTGTGGCGCCGCGACTGGTTTTGATCGGCCTTCCTGATCGTTTTATCGAACAGGGAAGCCAGGATCAGCTGCGCGCGCGATATGGCCTTGATGCGGATGGCCTGGTCGGGCGGATTCGGGACGAGCTGAAAACCGGGGACGTTACGGGAGCGGCGGCGGCGGGTTCCTGA
- a CDS encoding M23 family metallopeptidase gives MKGWLLLLLLVASPVFAAGLKVYPRQVQDGEAFLLRLEAPDVIFAAVRWNDAPAIFDLQHDRGRLLLAVKPGQAPGRYPLQVYAVDRAGRTRRYRNELNVVAARRPVERLTLPSAQVTPRKPAVLERIGRERRMLQEIYAVDTPSRFWSGFRRPVDNPVGSPFGLRRILNGHPKSPHSGVDFRSPRGTPVRAPGAGTVRLADTLFYTGKTVVIDHGGGLVSVLAHLQSLGVKPGRDVRPGTIVGEVGSTGRSTGPHLHWTVRLGGIPTDPLTLTTLLRTRETMVHPVGKD, from the coding sequence TTGAAAGGTTGGTTGCTGCTGCTGTTACTGGTTGCTTCTCCGGTTTTCGCCGCCGGACTGAAGGTTTATCCCCGGCAGGTGCAGGACGGAGAAGCTTTTCTGTTGCGACTTGAAGCGCCGGATGTCATTTTTGCCGCTGTTCGCTGGAATGATGCCCCCGCTATTTTCGATCTGCAGCACGACCGGGGCAGGCTGTTGCTGGCGGTCAAGCCAGGTCAGGCTCCCGGACGTTATCCGCTGCAGGTCTACGCTGTCGACCGGGCCGGCAGGACCAGGCGCTATCGGAATGAGCTGAACGTTGTGGCCGCCCGTCGCCCGGTCGAGCGTTTGACATTGCCGTCGGCGCAGGTCACCCCCCGAAAGCCGGCTGTCTTGGAGCGCATCGGTCGGGAACGACGAATGTTGCAGGAAATCTATGCCGTTGATACTCCCTCCCGGTTCTGGAGTGGTTTCCGCCGCCCGGTCGATAATCCGGTCGGCAGCCCTTTTGGCCTGCGGCGGATTCTCAACGGACATCCGAAATCGCCCCATTCCGGGGTTGATTTTCGCAGTCCCCGTGGAACCCCGGTTCGAGCTCCTGGGGCCGGGACTGTCCGCCTGGCGGATACGCTTTTCTATACCGGGAAAACGGTGGTTATCGACCATGGCGGCGGACTGGTTTCGGTTCTGGCGCACTTGCAGTCACTTGGGGTGAAGCCCGGCCGGGACGTGCGTCCCGGCACAATCGTCGGTGAGGTCGGCAGCACCGGGCGCTCCACCGGGCCCCATCTGCATTGGACCGTGCGCCTGGGAGGGATTCCCACCGACCCTCTGACTCTGACGACACTGTTGAGGACGCGGGAAACCATGGTCCATCCCGTCGGAAAGGACTGA
- a CDS encoding YqaA family protein, which yields MPEQWLLQHGLPALFLLSFAASTLLPLGSEWLLVALLAVGKDPLACVLTATVGNTLGALTSYLIGFYGADWLNKRVLRISPDRQRRAARWYQQFGSWSLLFSWLPIIGDPLCLLAGYCRVPVPWFLLLTGTGKGARYLSVAGLAGLFISP from the coding sequence ATGCCTGAACAGTGGCTGCTGCAGCACGGCCTGCCGGCCCTGTTCCTGCTCAGCTTTGCCGCCTCGACCCTGCTCCCGCTCGGGTCCGAATGGTTGCTGGTCGCCCTGTTGGCTGTCGGCAAGGATCCCCTTGCCTGCGTTCTGACAGCCACCGTCGGCAATACTCTCGGCGCCCTGACCAGCTATCTCATCGGTTTCTACGGTGCGGATTGGCTCAATAAACGCGTGTTGCGTATCTCACCCGACCGTCAACGCCGCGCGGCCCGCTGGTACCAGCAATTCGGCAGCTGGTCCCTGCTCTTCAGCTGGCTGCCGATCATCGGTGACCCCCTCTGCCTGCTGGCCGGCTACTGCCGGGTCCCGGTTCCCTGGTTTCTGTTGCTGACCGGCACCGGCAAAGGAGCCCGGTATCTGTCGGTGGCCGGGCTCGCGGGCCTGTTCATTTCGCCCTGA
- a CDS encoding DUF4388 domain-containing protein, with product MTRISLLLVIFFCLSGPAWGDLTFGVVPGKTSLVQNKAQAARLANYLRANLHETVKLRIFNSEQRLREWMNRYREVDIAILSQDFLAAMRQGEFFRLVDYLPETGSGIRPGSMVARRGLGRNRRQQLQDLLLVMDTDRTALPILRAMHVADFGTPGAMVELERPTRPAKRKSAAVHPASTRPAPDVQRGKAAATTSPARKTGGLLPAVPAPDKPAAGTLSSKEKTGKISEPPSPVTMTARQQPITRPAQRPQPDRHLSTTPPTVEVSAETSRTPGPVLGKIPTPYTRQARHVSADNLRGTSNNRHYLLLIVAVVLSGLLVKFLLIYQRRPRRRPPAHAPQLLIQHDWSELHNRQTAEVASEPSTPTQPPFFQPPKDLPGDGETGKQDPAAETVKLPSGQLQLDGKLGPRQIPALLQLISASKQSGMLQVSSKHNRKEILFRQGKITSVSSLNLGNHNQTGFLMNKLGYLLVREGKISEDQRDQALVMCEGDNSLRLGEALIRMGALKNRDLLESLRYQAKMVLHSLIVFPEGVFEFIPGNGAPKSNDNLNLSVDDFLKEAAAHQNEWRNIREMIPTLDTVLEFAPGGRDKANSGRMTVHQKFVLSLIDGKRPIRDVCVATTMLDYELYRFLYLMTKADILRITRPD from the coding sequence ATGACACGCATCTCCCTACTCCTGGTCATATTCTTTTGCCTCTCCGGTCCGGCCTGGGGCGACCTGACTTTCGGCGTCGTTCCCGGCAAAACCTCCCTGGTGCAGAATAAAGCCCAGGCCGCCAGACTGGCGAATTATCTGCGCGCCAACCTGCACGAAACCGTCAAACTGCGTATTTTCAACAGTGAGCAACGGCTCAGGGAATGGATGAACCGCTACCGCGAGGTCGATATCGCCATCCTGTCACAGGATTTCCTCGCCGCTATGCGCCAGGGTGAGTTTTTTCGTCTGGTCGACTATCTCCCCGAAACCGGTTCGGGGATCCGCCCCGGTTCCATGGTCGCCAGACGAGGGCTGGGGCGCAACCGGCGGCAACAGTTGCAGGACCTGCTGCTGGTCATGGACACCGACCGGACAGCCCTGCCGATCCTGCGGGCCATGCACGTTGCCGACTTCGGCACCCCCGGCGCCATGGTTGAACTGGAACGCCCGACCCGGCCGGCAAAAAGAAAATCCGCCGCCGTCCATCCCGCATCAACCCGACCGGCCCCGGACGTCCAACGCGGCAAAGCTGCCGCCACAACCTCTCCGGCCCGGAAAACGGGAGGCCTCCTCCCGGCTGTCCCTGCCCCGGACAAACCCGCGGCAGGCACCCTCTCAAGCAAAGAGAAGACCGGGAAAATATCTGAACCGCCCTCCCCCGTCACCATGACGGCCCGGCAGCAGCCGATCACCAGGCCGGCCCAAAGACCGCAACCGGACAGGCACCTCTCCACGACGCCTCCCACCGTCGAGGTTTCCGCGGAGACCAGCCGAACTCCGGGGCCGGTGCTGGGCAAGATCCCGACGCCCTACACACGCCAGGCCCGGCATGTCTCCGCCGACAACCTTCGAGGCACCAGCAACAACCGTCATTACCTGCTGCTGATCGTCGCTGTCGTTCTCAGCGGCCTGCTGGTCAAGTTTCTCCTCATCTACCAGCGCCGTCCGCGACGGCGTCCGCCCGCGCACGCACCGCAATTGCTGATCCAGCACGACTGGTCGGAGCTGCACAACCGGCAGACCGCCGAGGTTGCCTCGGAGCCATCCACGCCGACGCAACCTCCGTTTTTCCAACCACCGAAAGACCTGCCCGGTGACGGGGAGACCGGAAAACAGGATCCTGCGGCCGAAACGGTCAAGCTGCCTTCCGGGCAACTGCAGCTCGACGGGAAACTCGGACCGCGGCAGATCCCGGCACTGTTGCAGCTGATTTCCGCCTCGAAACAATCCGGCATGCTGCAGGTCTCGTCGAAACACAACCGAAAAGAGATTCTTTTCCGCCAGGGGAAGATCACCAGCGTCAGTTCTCTCAACCTCGGCAATCACAACCAGACCGGGTTTCTGATGAACAAGCTCGGCTATCTGCTGGTCCGCGAGGGAAAGATCAGTGAAGATCAGCGCGATCAGGCGCTGGTCATGTGCGAAGGGGACAACAGCCTGCGCCTCGGGGAGGCCCTGATCAGAATGGGCGCGTTGAAAAACAGGGATCTGCTTGAATCCCTCCGTTACCAGGCCAAGATGGTTCTCCACTCGCTGATTGTTTTCCCCGAGGGTGTTTTCGAGTTCATCCCCGGCAATGGCGCCCCCAAGTCGAATGACAACCTGAATTTAAGTGTTGATGATTTTCTCAAGGAAGCCGCCGCTCACCAGAACGAATGGCGTAATATCCGGGAAATGATTCCCACGCTTGACACCGTTCTCGAATTTGCCCCCGGGGGACGGGACAAGGCCAACAGCGGACGCATGACGGTCCACCAGAAATTCGTTCTTTCGCTGATCGACGGGAAACGACCAATCCGGGATGTCTGCGTGGCGACAACCATGCTCGACTACGAACTTTACCGGTTTCTCTACCTGATGACCAAGGCCGATATCCTCCGCATCACCAGACCCGATTAA
- the xseA gene encoding exodeoxyribonuclease VII large subunit, producing MHGLAAQGPLSVSRLVSLLQELVEDNFVEVLVEGELSNFSRPASGHLYLTLKDAEAQLRGVMFRSQARRLKFQPDNGMQVICRGRISVYRSRGELQLIIESIEPSGVGGLQLAFEQLKRRLAQEGLFAEARKRSLPAFPRRIGVVTSATGAAIRDILNILGRRSVGVEVLVRPVRVQGEGAEEEIAAGIADLNRCGVDVMIVGRGGGSLEDLWAFNEEVVARAVHASACPVISAVGHETDWTICDFVADLRAPTPSAAAELVVRNRRELESHLDQLALRLAGQMRGRIQLLRERVTGLSRRLIPPQQQLQLQRSRFDHLQQRLYRSVASGLQMARQRLELSSARLDALSPLHTLARGYSIVFKHPGQTVVRHAADVGPGDKLRVRLAEGVLTVAVEESEP from the coding sequence ATGCACGGATTGGCGGCGCAGGGACCACTCAGTGTTTCTCGACTGGTCAGCCTGCTGCAGGAGCTGGTCGAGGATAATTTCGTCGAGGTGCTGGTCGAAGGCGAACTTTCCAATTTTTCCCGCCCGGCCTCGGGTCATCTCTACCTGACCCTCAAGGATGCCGAAGCCCAACTGCGCGGCGTGATGTTCCGCAGTCAGGCGCGGAGACTGAAATTTCAGCCGGACAACGGCATGCAGGTGATCTGCCGGGGGCGGATTTCGGTTTATCGTTCGCGTGGTGAACTGCAGCTGATCATTGAAAGTATCGAGCCGAGCGGGGTCGGCGGGCTGCAGCTGGCCTTCGAGCAACTCAAGCGGCGATTGGCGCAGGAGGGCCTGTTTGCCGAGGCGCGCAAACGTTCCCTGCCGGCGTTTCCCCGTCGCATCGGGGTGGTGACGTCCGCGACCGGGGCCGCCATTCGCGATATTCTCAACATCCTCGGGCGGCGCTCGGTCGGAGTCGAGGTCCTGGTGCGGCCGGTTCGGGTCCAGGGGGAGGGGGCGGAAGAGGAAATCGCCGCGGGAATCGCTGATCTCAATCGTTGCGGCGTCGACGTCATGATTGTCGGTCGTGGCGGTGGTTCCCTCGAAGACCTCTGGGCTTTCAACGAGGAGGTGGTTGCCCGCGCGGTGCATGCTTCGGCCTGCCCGGTGATTTCCGCGGTCGGTCATGAGACCGACTGGACAATCTGTGATTTTGTCGCTGACCTGCGGGCGCCGACGCCGAGTGCCGCGGCGGAACTGGTGGTTCGCAACCGCCGGGAGCTGGAGTCTCATCTCGATCAACTGGCGCTGCGCCTGGCAGGGCAGATGCGCGGCCGCATTCAGCTGCTGCGGGAGCGGGTGACCGGTCTCAGCCGGCGACTGATTCCGCCGCAACAGCAGCTGCAGCTGCAGCGCAGCCGGTTCGATCATCTGCAGCAGCGCCTGTACCGTTCTGTCGCCAGTGGCCTGCAGATGGCGCGGCAGCGCCTGGAGCTGTCGTCGGCGCGACTCGATGCCCTGTCGCCGCTGCACACTCTTGCCCGGGGGTACAGCATTGTTTTTAAACACCCGGGACAGACGGTGGTTCGTCATGCTGCCGATGTCGGTCCCGGTGACAAGCTGCGGGTCAGGCTGGCTGAAGGGGTGCTGACGGTGGCGGTGGAAGAATCCGAGCCTTGA
- a CDS encoding response regulator transcription factor translates to MQQTILVVEDEPAVRELEANALTRLGYQVLQAASAEEGYGLAKQRQPDLIILDVMFQGKDGFALARKLHSLDETRHIPIIFVTARDQPDDMARGFAAGGKIYLTKPFTEKNLETAVRSLLPSGE, encoded by the coding sequence ATGCAACAGACCATTCTGGTTGTGGAAGATGAACCGGCGGTGCGGGAACTTGAAGCCAACGCCCTGACACGCCTGGGATATCAGGTTCTGCAGGCCGCCAGTGCTGAAGAGGGCTATGGTCTGGCCAAACAGCGGCAACCCGACCTGATTATTCTTGACGTCATGTTTCAGGGCAAAGACGGGTTCGCTCTTGCGCGCAAACTGCACAGCCTGGACGAAACCCGACACATTCCGATCATCTTCGTGACCGCCAGGGACCAGCCGGACGATATGGCACGGGGATTCGCCGCCGGCGGAAAAATCTACCTGACCAAACCCTTTACCGAAAAGAATCTCGAAACCGCCGTCCGCAGCCTGTTGCCAAGCGGAGAATAG